A portion of the Symphalangus syndactylus isolate Jambi chromosome 13, NHGRI_mSymSyn1-v2.1_pri, whole genome shotgun sequence genome contains these proteins:
- the LOC129459723 gene encoding choriogonadotropin subunit beta variant 2-like isoform X1, with product MGRPGLRAPVSDPGEPVSLSQGLLMLLLLSMGGAWASSEPLRPRCHPVNATLPIEKEGCSVCVTVNTTICAGYCATKTRVLQSVLPPLPQVVCNYRDVRFESIRLSGCRRGVNPVVSYAVALSCQCGLCRRSTTDCGGPKDHPWTCDDPRFQASSSSKAPPPSLPSPSRLPEPADARIRP from the exons ATGGGAAGGCCAGGGCTCAGGGCTCCGGTCTCCGACCCGGGTGAACCAGTGTCCTTGTCCCAGGGGCTGCTGATGTTGCTGCTGCTGAGCATGGGCGGGGCATGGGCATCCAGTGAGCCGCTTCGGCCACGGTGCCACCCTGTCAATGCCACCCTGCCTATCGAGAAGGAGGGCTGCTCCGTGTGCGTCACCGTCAACACCACCATCTGTGCCGGCTACTGCGCCACCAAG ACGAGGGTGCTGCAGTCGGTCCTGCCGCCCCTGCCTCAGGTGGTGTGCAACTACCGCGATGTGCGCTTCGAGTCCATCCGGCTCTCTGGCTGCCGGCGCGGCGTGAACCCCGTGGTCTCCTACGCCGTGGCTCTCAGCTGTCAATGTGGACTCTGCCGCCGCAGCACCACTGACTGCGGGGGTCCCAAGGACCACCCCTGGACCTGTGACGACCCCCGCTTCCAGGCCTCCTCTTCCTCAAAGGCCCCTCCCCCCAGCCTTCCGAGTCCATCCCGACTTCCGGAGCCCGCAGACGCCCGGATCCGCCCATAA
- the LOC129459723 gene encoding choriogonadotropin subunit beta 3-like isoform X2 — translation MEMFQGLLMLLLLSMGGAWASSEPLRPRCHPVNATLPIEKEGCSVCVTVNTTICAGYCATKTRVLQSVLPPLPQVVCNYRDVRFESIRLSGCRRGVNPVVSYAVALSCQCGLCRRSTTDCGGPKDHPWTCDDPRFQASSSSKAPPPSLPSPSRLPEPADARIRP, via the exons GGGCTGCTGATGTTGCTGCTGCTGAGCATGGGCGGGGCATGGGCATCCAGTGAGCCGCTTCGGCCACGGTGCCACCCTGTCAATGCCACCCTGCCTATCGAGAAGGAGGGCTGCTCCGTGTGCGTCACCGTCAACACCACCATCTGTGCCGGCTACTGCGCCACCAAG ACGAGGGTGCTGCAGTCGGTCCTGCCGCCCCTGCCTCAGGTGGTGTGCAACTACCGCGATGTGCGCTTCGAGTCCATCCGGCTCTCTGGCTGCCGGCGCGGCGTGAACCCCGTGGTCTCCTACGCCGTGGCTCTCAGCTGTCAATGTGGACTCTGCCGCCGCAGCACCACTGACTGCGGGGGTCCCAAGGACCACCCCTGGACCTGTGACGACCCCCGCTTCCAGGCCTCCTCTTCCTCAAAGGCCCCTCCCCCCAGCCTTCCGAGTCCATCCCGACTTCCGGAGCCCGCAGACGCCCGGATCCGCCCATAA